A single region of the Vicia villosa cultivar HV-30 ecotype Madison, WI linkage group LG4, Vvil1.0, whole genome shotgun sequence genome encodes:
- the LOC131600074 gene encoding uncharacterized protein LOC131600074: MNKKKANRFCTKRKKGDSQKVSHNSHASNQNVEKCQNSSLVDETKNVNEESLLRQKIVEARDKLEKQKQDNRKKLIDLLMINGIQTPDLLANHTIGGPIDFIKMIDEKIKEIDAKIASLN; encoded by the exons ATGAATAAGAAGAAGGCGAATCGTTTTTGTACAAAAAGAAAGAAGGGTGATTCACAGAAG gtTTCTCATAATTCACATGCAAGCAATCAAAATGTTGAAAAGTGTCAGAATTCATCTCTAGTAGATGAAACGAAAAATGTGAACGAAGAGAGTCTTCTCCGACAGAAAATTGTTGAAGCTAGAGACAAATTGGAAAAGCAGAAACAAGACAATCGGAAGAAACTGATAGATCTTCTTATGATTAATGGCATTCAAACTCCAGATTTGCTAGCCAACCACACTATTGGCGGACCAATCGATTTCATCAAGATGATAGATGAGAAAATTAAGGAGATTGATGCTAAGATTGCTTCACTCAATTGA